A stretch of Ferribacterium limneticum DNA encodes these proteins:
- a CDS encoding acyl carrier protein — translation MNIQNEVLSLLDEILSLNGRATGFTSDTPLLGAIPELDSMAVVALITNLEERFGFTVDDDEIEGSTFATVGSLVDFVAGKLGA, via the coding sequence TTGAACATCCAGAACGAAGTGCTTTCCCTGCTTGACGAAATTCTTAGTCTCAATGGCCGCGCAACAGGGTTTACCTCAGATACTCCCCTGCTCGGGGCGATTCCGGAACTGGACTCCATGGCGGTGGTTGCCCTCATTACGAACCTTGAAGAACGATTCGGTTTCACGGTGGACGACGATGAGATCGAAGGGAGTACGTTCGCGACTGTTGGCTCCTTGGTTGACTTTGTAGCCGGCAAGCTTGGGGCCTGA
- a CDS encoding asparagine synthetase B family protein, giving the protein MTSIQTCLVLGKPRFRDTDIQQVATNQGVLSAWQNAFERHKTEAPNTVAGDFAVAMQTAAGTVFMAVDRFAIRSLCYREVGGRLLFAERADELADASTEIDPQAIFDYFYFHAIPSPRTIFKGVYRVPPGHYVLFENGQLTVAPYWKPAFEEARNQPFEKLRDEFREILQQAAARQLDGGKAACFLSGGTDSSTVAGMIGLAHGAPAATYSIGFEAEGYDEMEFARIAARHFNTEHHEYYVTPDDLVSSIPMVASSYDQPFGNSSALPAYYCAKMAKEGGVSTILAGDGGDELFGGNSRYAKQRIFNSYRHLPSLLKKGLLEPLFSLPGMDQIPLVKKGSSYIEQASIPMPDRLQLYNLITRLGVDQVLTPGFLQSINLSAPLGLQREVWSSAMTCNLTNRELAFDWRFTLAESDLPKVCGTTRLAGINVGFPMLDDDLLAFSLRLPVEYKLKGLKLRWFFKEALRGFLPDEIIVKKKQGFGLPFGVWLTRHDALRKLARNSVMGLVDRGILRAEFVERLFSKHLQEHPGYYGEMIWISMMLEQWLQSHRAGYAIRNFN; this is encoded by the coding sequence ATGACATCCATTCAGACCTGTCTAGTACTCGGAAAACCGCGATTTCGCGATACGGATATCCAGCAAGTCGCGACGAACCAAGGTGTATTGAGTGCCTGGCAAAATGCTTTTGAACGCCACAAGACCGAAGCCCCCAATACCGTTGCCGGCGATTTTGCAGTGGCAATGCAAACAGCGGCTGGCACTGTCTTCATGGCTGTTGATAGATTTGCCATTCGCTCGTTGTGTTATCGCGAAGTAGGCGGCCGGCTGCTCTTTGCCGAGCGCGCTGATGAATTGGCGGATGCAAGTACGGAAATTGATCCTCAAGCGATCTTTGACTATTTTTATTTCCACGCAATCCCATCTCCAAGGACGATCTTCAAAGGGGTCTATCGGGTACCTCCGGGTCACTATGTTTTGTTTGAAAATGGCCAATTAACTGTTGCGCCCTATTGGAAACCTGCTTTCGAAGAGGCCAGGAATCAGCCCTTCGAGAAGCTTCGTGATGAGTTCCGGGAGATTCTGCAGCAAGCAGCCGCTCGCCAGCTAGATGGAGGAAAAGCAGCATGCTTCCTGAGTGGTGGAACAGATAGTTCTACTGTTGCAGGGATGATTGGCCTCGCGCATGGTGCGCCAGCAGCGACATACTCAATCGGGTTCGAGGCCGAGGGTTACGATGAAATGGAGTTTGCACGCATTGCAGCACGCCATTTCAATACCGAGCACCACGAGTATTACGTCACACCAGACGATCTCGTGAGTAGCATCCCAATGGTTGCATCCAGCTACGATCAGCCCTTCGGTAATTCGTCAGCTCTCCCGGCCTACTACTGCGCAAAGATGGCAAAAGAGGGCGGCGTTTCCACGATACTTGCCGGTGACGGTGGCGATGAACTCTTCGGTGGAAATTCGCGTTATGCCAAGCAAAGGATATTCAATAGCTATCGGCATCTCCCAAGCCTCCTGAAAAAAGGACTTCTTGAGCCCTTATTCAGCCTGCCGGGAATGGACCAAATCCCCTTGGTTAAAAAAGGGAGTAGCTATATTGAGCAGGCCAGCATTCCGATGCCAGACCGTCTTCAGCTATACAACCTGATTACACGCCTCGGTGTTGATCAGGTGCTGACACCAGGGTTTTTGCAATCCATTAACCTGAGTGCCCCTCTTGGTCTTCAACGAGAGGTCTGGTCTTCTGCGATGACCTGCAATCTGACTAACCGGGAACTAGCGTTTGATTGGCGTTTTACGCTAGCAGAAAGCGATTTACCTAAGGTGTGTGGAACTACTCGCCTAGCTGGCATTAATGTCGGATTCCCGATGCTTGATGATGATTTGCTGGCGTTCTCATTGCGCTTGCCCGTCGAGTACAAACTTAAAGGGCTGAAGCTGCGTTGGTTCTTCAAGGAAGCGCTTCGTGGATTTTTGCCCGATGAAATCATCGTCAAAAAAAAGCAAGGATTCGGTCTTCCCTTTGGCGTGTGGCTGACTCGTCACGATGCATTGAGAAAGCTGGCCAGAAACTCTGTCATGGGGCTGGTTGATCGTGGAATTCTTCGTGCCGAATTTGTCGAGCGGCTCTTCAGCAAGCACCTCCAAGAGCACCCCGGTTACTACGGAGAGATGATCTGGATATCAATGATGCTTGAGCAATGGCTTCAAAGTCATCGGGCTGGCTACGCAATCAGAAATTTCAACTGA
- a CDS encoding prenyltransferase/squalene oxidase repeat-containing protein: MGLKQFATQLKERLIDEPKLPAPARQQLELDRVGLPEYDAGPEAVAAANIQWLIRSQECSKFRDGGSARDFSLVHGWASSYPETSGYIVPTLIAYADRTNDQVLLANARTMLDWLVSIQFPEGGFQGGKVDGSPRVPVTFNTGQILMGLAAGARRFGASYLDPMNRAAAWLRDSLDADGCWRKHPTPFAAPGEKAYETHVSWGLFEAARVNPDAGFGEAGLKQVRWALTKQQANGWFASNCLDEPDRPLTHTIGYVLRGVIEAYRLSGEADLLQAAERTAQALLRIIEADGRIAGRLDSNWQPAVDWVCLTGNVQIAACWFILHAITGNRAYAEAACLANRYVRRSVHLAGSADVIGGIRGAYPVNGHYGRFEYLNWAAKFCADAQLMELDLKAA; this comes from the coding sequence ATGGGACTCAAGCAATTCGCGACACAACTCAAAGAGCGCCTGATCGATGAGCCAAAGCTGCCGGCTCCTGCTCGCCAACAACTAGAACTCGACCGCGTAGGGCTGCCGGAATATGACGCTGGACCGGAGGCGGTGGCCGCAGCAAACATACAGTGGCTTATTCGCTCCCAGGAGTGCTCGAAATTTCGCGACGGTGGTTCAGCGAGGGATTTCAGCCTTGTTCATGGCTGGGCTAGTTCTTACCCGGAAACCAGTGGTTACATCGTGCCGACACTGATTGCCTATGCAGATCGAACCAATGACCAAGTGCTGCTTGCCAATGCGCGAACGATGCTTGATTGGCTGGTATCCATTCAGTTTCCCGAGGGAGGGTTCCAGGGTGGCAAGGTTGACGGTTCCCCGCGCGTTCCGGTCACCTTCAACACCGGTCAAATCCTGATGGGACTCGCAGCTGGAGCTCGTCGCTTCGGCGCCAGCTACCTTGATCCGATGAACCGTGCGGCAGCGTGGCTGAGAGACTCGCTTGATGCCGACGGCTGCTGGCGCAAACACCCAACACCCTTTGCAGCACCGGGTGAAAAAGCCTACGAAACTCACGTTTCCTGGGGGCTTTTCGAGGCAGCGCGTGTAAATCCAGATGCCGGTTTTGGTGAAGCAGGTCTCAAACAGGTGCGTTGGGCGCTTACCAAGCAACAGGCGAATGGTTGGTTCGCCAGTAACTGCCTGGACGAGCCGGATCGTCCGCTGACGCACACCATCGGATACGTACTTCGCGGTGTCATCGAAGCCTATCGCCTTTCTGGCGAAGCGGATCTTCTGCAGGCGGCTGAACGTACCGCGCAGGCCTTGTTACGCATCATCGAAGCAGATGGCCGGATTGCCGGTCGTCTCGATAGCAACTGGCAACCCGCGGTAGATTGGGTATGCTTGACCGGAAATGTTCAAATCGCGGCTTGCTGGTTCATCCTTCATGCCATTACCGGAAACCGGGCCTACGCCGAAGCAGCGTGTCTAGCCAATCGCTATGTGCGCCGTAGCGTGCATCTGGCTGGATCGGCTGACGTGATTGGCGGCATTCGCGGTGCTTATCCCGTGAATGGACACTACGGTCGATTTGAATACCTCAACTGGGCAGCCAAGTTTTGTGCCGACGCACAGTTGATGGAACTCGATCTGAAGGCTGCCTGA
- a CDS encoding hydrolase 2, exosortase A system-associated, producing the protein MHPARGAVLYVHPFAEEMNKSRRMAARQARRLAAAGFCVLQMDLLGCGDSSGVFEDATWDLWLKDVLYACEHLRSRSEAPLTLWGLRAGCLLAAQAAAELSESVNFIFWQPVLSGKQHWQQFMRLKMASDLVSGNGKGLADEIRRTLADGLPVDIAGYSIAPGLAQGMESADLLPPSTKCSQVAWIELSNRADATLSPVAQKRVQDWLAAGYLVHTALAAGSAFWQTTEIEDAPELLLKTMDALDAES; encoded by the coding sequence ATGCATCCGGCAAGAGGCGCTGTGCTGTATGTACATCCCTTTGCCGAGGAAATGAACAAGTCCCGGCGCATGGCTGCCAGGCAAGCCCGACGTTTGGCTGCCGCTGGTTTTTGCGTGCTACAGATGGATCTACTCGGCTGTGGTGATAGCTCTGGTGTGTTTGAAGACGCCACGTGGGATTTGTGGCTGAAAGATGTACTGTATGCCTGCGAACACCTAAGGTCTCGTAGCGAGGCGCCCCTTACGCTTTGGGGACTACGCGCGGGATGCTTGCTTGCGGCTCAGGCAGCGGCTGAGCTATCGGAATCAGTCAATTTCATTTTTTGGCAACCTGTCTTGTCCGGGAAACAGCATTGGCAGCAGTTCATGCGTCTGAAAATGGCAAGTGACTTGGTTTCTGGCAATGGGAAAGGGCTGGCTGATGAAATAAGACGGACCCTGGCTGACGGCCTGCCTGTTGATATCGCTGGATATTCGATTGCTCCAGGTTTGGCGCAAGGTATGGAATCGGCTGACCTCTTGCCTCCTTCCACTAAGTGCTCCCAGGTGGCGTGGATTGAACTCTCCAATCGGGCTGATGCCACGCTTTCCCCTGTTGCACAAAAACGAGTTCAGGACTGGTTGGCAGCGGGTTATCTTGTGCATACAGCGCTGGCAGCAGGCTCTGCATTTTGGCAAACAACAGAAATTGAAGATGCACCGGAACTGTTGCTGAAGACTATGGATGCTCTGGATGCTGAGTCATGA
- a CDS encoding hydrolase 1, exosortase A system-associated: MSYVESPVMFSCGSESLLGILTKSEPTNNLGVLIAVGGPQYRVGSHRQFVLLARSLAAAGFSVFRFDYRGMGDSTGDLRQFDDVSDDVAAAIDAFQAACPEVERIVLWGLCDAASASLIYWDVTQDKRVAGMVLLNPWVRSEASLAKTHIKHYYRQRLLQAEFWKKLLTFRLGLGQSLKGLVGAWLRARTNEAQGASSSSSGIFQRKMIRGLQAFTGYTLLILSGDDYTAKEFLEYCQADAEAMKALSGARLERVNLVEADHTFSAPEQQQAVESATLSWLRKLMAR, translated from the coding sequence ATGAGCTACGTCGAATCTCCGGTCATGTTTTCCTGTGGCAGCGAGAGTCTCTTGGGCATTCTCACCAAATCTGAACCAACTAATAACCTTGGTGTGCTGATTGCTGTTGGTGGACCTCAATATCGCGTGGGTAGTCACAGGCAATTTGTTTTGTTGGCCCGATCTCTGGCTGCGGCCGGCTTCTCCGTATTTCGTTTCGACTATCGTGGCATGGGGGATAGCACAGGCGATTTACGTCAGTTCGATGACGTCAGCGATGATGTTGCAGCGGCCATTGATGCTTTTCAGGCTGCATGTCCCGAGGTGGAGCGGATTGTACTGTGGGGACTTTGCGATGCTGCATCGGCCAGCCTGATTTACTGGGATGTCACGCAGGATAAGCGCGTGGCAGGTATGGTTCTGCTTAATCCATGGGTGCGTTCGGAAGCCAGCTTGGCGAAGACCCATATCAAGCACTACTACCGTCAACGCCTTCTGCAAGCAGAGTTCTGGAAAAAGTTGCTGACTTTCAGGCTTGGGCTTGGCCAATCATTGAAGGGTCTGGTGGGGGCATGGCTACGTGCCCGAACAAATGAAGCTCAAGGAGCGTCAAGCAGTTCGTCTGGTATCTTTCAACGAAAAATGATCAGAGGTCTGCAGGCCTTTACCGGATACACCTTGCTTATTCTCAGTGGTGACGACTACACCGCCAAAGAATTTCTGGAGTATTGCCAAGCCGATGCTGAGGCAATGAAAGCGCTATCAGGAGCACGCCTTGAGCGTGTGAATCTGGTCGAGGCGGATCATACATTCTCAGCACCTGAGCAGCAGCAAGCAGTGGAAAGTGCCACGCTTTCCTGGCTTAGAAAGTTGATGGCGCGATAA
- a CDS encoding glycosyltransferase, whose amino-acid sequence MKRVLMIAYHFPPLAGSSGIQRTLRFVQHLPNFGWEPLVLTADQKAYESTSDDLLAEIPPRTVVRRTLALDTARHLSIGGRYFNWMAQPDRWISWKYSAVREGLRMIQQYRPDAIWSTYPIATAHLIGAELCEKTNLPWIADFRDPMAQEGYPADEKTWRSFKRVEEKAVELAKLCLFTTPGAARMYQERYPQQADRMIVLENGYDEESFSSVTTDGDTNNQLNPGCLTFLHSGIVYPEERDPRQLFIVLAKLKDQKFIEKGDIKIRFRAAVHEELLHSLATEHGVSDFVEVCGSLPYREALAEMLRADALLVLQASSCNEQIPAKIYEYLRARRPIVALTDPLGDTANVLRQAGLHWICDLDSADRIESGLKEWIHSLQENDAPIPDIEAVEQCSRRGRCLSLSGFLNSVLDHGTG is encoded by the coding sequence ATGAAGCGTGTTCTCATGATTGCTTACCATTTCCCCCCGTTGGCCGGGAGTAGTGGTATCCAGCGAACTTTGCGTTTTGTCCAACACTTGCCAAATTTTGGGTGGGAGCCTTTGGTTCTTACTGCGGATCAGAAGGCATATGAATCGACGAGCGACGATTTATTGGCCGAAATCCCCCCAAGAACCGTCGTACGAAGGACGTTAGCGCTTGATACAGCCAGGCACCTATCAATCGGCGGGCGATATTTCAATTGGATGGCGCAACCAGATCGTTGGATTAGTTGGAAATATTCGGCTGTGCGCGAAGGCTTGAGAATGATCCAGCAATATCGGCCGGATGCAATTTGGTCTACATACCCGATTGCAACCGCCCATCTCATCGGTGCGGAATTATGTGAAAAGACAAATCTCCCATGGATTGCCGACTTCCGTGACCCAATGGCGCAAGAAGGATATCCGGCGGATGAAAAGACATGGCGCAGTTTCAAGCGAGTTGAAGAGAAGGCAGTTGAGTTAGCCAAACTATGCCTTTTTACAACGCCAGGGGCTGCTCGCATGTATCAGGAGAGATACCCTCAACAAGCAGATCGAATGATCGTGCTAGAGAACGGTTATGACGAAGAGAGCTTTTCGAGCGTGACAACGGATGGTGATACCAATAATCAGCTCAATCCTGGTTGCCTAACTTTTTTGCATAGCGGCATCGTTTATCCAGAAGAGCGAGATCCCAGACAACTATTCATCGTGCTTGCAAAGCTCAAGGATCAAAAGTTTATTGAAAAAGGTGATATCAAGATTCGATTTCGCGCAGCAGTTCACGAAGAGTTGCTGCACTCTCTTGCTACTGAGCATGGCGTATCCGATTTTGTTGAAGTATGTGGCTCGCTTCCCTATCGCGAAGCGCTCGCTGAAATGCTTCGGGCCGATGCTTTGTTGGTACTTCAGGCTTCAAGTTGTAACGAACAAATTCCAGCCAAAATATATGAATATCTTCGGGCTCGCCGGCCGATTGTTGCGCTTACAGACCCCTTGGGGGATACAGCTAATGTATTGAGGCAAGCAGGCCTTCACTGGATATGTGATTTGGATAGCGCTGATAGAATTGAATCAGGCCTAAAAGAGTGGATTCACTCTTTGCAAGAAAACGACGCTCCTATTCCGGATATTGAGGCCGTTGAACAGTGCTCACGTCGAGGAAGATGTTTGTCACTCTCAGGGTTTTTGAACTCCGTATTGGATCATGGAACGGGTTAG
- a CDS encoding GNAT family N-acetyltransferase encodes MAAAPESPLVAAIRTLGVTNGMLYLLGRSMQKLSRGNCRLIRYYLVAQPVPANSVPVCKPSDTDVVTVARSSDPVTAFFPRPPHVIASRFARQHNCLFATSKGVFSGFLWYANDFYEEDEVHCRFVIDQPAEGVWDFDVHVEPRFRLGRTFARLWDAANMRLSEQGIKWSFSRISAFNSQSLQSHKRMGLHVFARLNFFCLGPLQLMISSCYPFINISWNGLGRPVIRLKPKR; translated from the coding sequence ATGGCAGCCGCCCCGGAATCACCTCTCGTTGCGGCAATTCGCACGCTCGGGGTCACGAACGGTATGCTTTACCTGTTGGGCAGGAGCATGCAGAAATTGAGTCGGGGAAATTGTCGACTTATTCGCTATTACCTTGTGGCCCAGCCCGTTCCAGCGAACAGCGTGCCTGTATGCAAGCCATCGGATACCGATGTGGTTACAGTTGCCCGAAGCTCAGATCCGGTGACGGCCTTTTTTCCCAGGCCACCACACGTCATCGCCAGCCGCTTCGCTCGCCAACATAATTGTCTATTCGCAACCAGCAAAGGTGTTTTTTCCGGATTCCTCTGGTATGCCAACGACTTTTACGAGGAAGACGAAGTGCATTGCCGGTTCGTAATAGATCAACCAGCCGAAGGTGTCTGGGATTTCGACGTTCATGTAGAACCACGTTTCCGCTTGGGTAGGACATTTGCCCGCTTATGGGACGCAGCCAACATGCGGCTGAGCGAGCAAGGTATCAAGTGGAGTTTTTCGCGAATATCTGCATTCAACAGTCAGTCGCTGCAATCGCACAAAAGAATGGGATTGCATGTTTTTGCCAGGCTAAATTTTTTCTGCCTGGGCCCGCTGCAACTCATGATTTCCTCATGCTATCCCTTCATCAACATTAGCTGGAATGGTTTAGGCCGGCCCGTAATTCGCCTCAAACCAAAGCGCTAG
- a CDS encoding lipopolysaccharide biosynthesis protein, which translates to MSLRSQFLTGLKWTVVGRLATQLVTWAITIYVMRLVVPDQYGLMALASIFSSFFGLLSEIGLGSALVRTKDVSDRQLRQIFGIVLLSNIVVLVLMAMVAAPLASAFFESPDLLQVIQVIALQFVPAAFAVVPSALLAREMSFGGRAIVDFSASLSGSLLTLGMAYYGYGVYALAWGSIAIAVIRAIGLNFLVRPVGMPIFEFSGCGEMFHFGRNVAQHQFVWFFYSQADSFIVGKMLGGHALGIYSISMELASLPAARISAVLNQVGTPALSKVHREGGKVGSYLLKGMRTLSLFAFPVMWGISCVAPELVRTLLGETWEEAIVPLAMICLMMPLRVLSVFVAGGLQSVGRADVSFRNICTTAVVMCLAFIVTYRYGLVALSLSWVFVFPIVFFWNLYRSSPHLEVATRALIATMLPSLLCSTAMYGAVAATRYISTLSSLENLVLLILTGALSYGLTAWVVNRQGLLEVLNIVRGRTA; encoded by the coding sequence TTGAGCCTTCGTAGCCAGTTTCTCACGGGCCTTAAATGGACTGTGGTCGGTCGCCTTGCGACACAGCTTGTGACATGGGCCATCACCATCTACGTGATGAGGCTTGTCGTTCCGGACCAATACGGTCTGATGGCGTTGGCGTCGATTTTCAGTTCTTTTTTCGGATTGCTCTCAGAAATCGGTCTTGGCTCGGCACTCGTCAGGACCAAGGATGTCTCCGACCGGCAGTTACGTCAGATATTCGGTATCGTGCTGCTCTCGAATATCGTGGTACTCGTCCTGATGGCGATGGTTGCTGCGCCGCTCGCCTCGGCCTTTTTCGAATCGCCGGACCTGTTGCAGGTCATTCAGGTGATCGCCTTGCAGTTTGTGCCTGCTGCCTTTGCAGTCGTTCCGTCCGCCCTGTTGGCAAGGGAGATGTCCTTTGGTGGTCGCGCCATAGTCGATTTTTCAGCCAGCTTGAGCGGCTCCCTGCTAACGCTCGGTATGGCCTACTACGGATACGGCGTATACGCGCTGGCTTGGGGCAGCATTGCCATTGCGGTCATCCGCGCAATCGGACTGAATTTCCTGGTGCGACCGGTTGGTATGCCAATATTCGAGTTCTCCGGTTGCGGAGAAATGTTCCATTTTGGACGTAACGTGGCGCAGCACCAGTTTGTCTGGTTTTTCTATTCCCAGGCCGATTCCTTTATTGTCGGCAAAATGCTGGGTGGGCATGCGCTGGGCATCTACTCGATTTCGATGGAATTGGCATCGCTCCCGGCCGCCCGCATTTCTGCCGTACTCAACCAGGTCGGTACGCCAGCATTGTCCAAGGTCCACCGGGAAGGCGGCAAAGTCGGCAGCTATCTCCTGAAGGGCATGCGCACCCTGAGCCTGTTTGCTTTCCCCGTCATGTGGGGCATCTCGTGTGTTGCCCCCGAACTGGTGAGGACACTTCTCGGCGAAACCTGGGAGGAAGCCATTGTGCCCCTCGCCATGATCTGTCTCATGATGCCGTTGCGCGTACTCTCCGTATTCGTCGCCGGCGGGTTGCAATCAGTAGGGCGGGCGGACGTCAGCTTCCGGAACATCTGTACCACCGCCGTCGTAATGTGCCTCGCCTTCATCGTGACTTACCGTTACGGCCTTGTGGCGCTCAGCTTGTCGTGGGTCTTTGTTTTCCCGATCGTATTCTTTTGGAATTTGTACAGATCGAGTCCTCATCTGGAAGTGGCGACCCGTGCACTGATAGCCACCATGCTCCCCTCTCTGCTGTGTAGCACGGCCATGTACGGAGCAGTGGCTGCAACGCGATATATATCGACGCTATCTTCACTTGAAAATCTTGTGCTCCTGATCTTAACGGGCGCACTGTCTTACGGTCTTACGGCATGGGTAGTCAACCGGCAGGGCTTGCTGGAAGTCTTGAACATCGTGCGGGGGCGGACCGCTTGA
- a CDS encoding VanZ family protein, translated as MPRILAASTLIYLVFVIYGSWVPLNFSPLPLADAFQRFASLPFADQAIESATDWATNSILLIPFTFLLGGWCRHRFPGCGALLSVILAVATGVVLAFFLEFSQIYFPPRTVSQKDVLALSLGGLLGAIAQLRWGALVGQWLGTLWQAEQGRSGLLKALHLYLLVVLLFSILPLDITVSAVEIYHKWTEGRLVLVPFSGLKGGVAEIVYELATDLLLWLPVGLLLAMERRSSSLGAAIDVGLLAMGVELAQLFVYSRVTDVTDPLLAALGGGLGGYLASRERKLFSIISSRSSSFWYRAWGAWAVTMVVVFWFPFDFAVSSVLIENAQDMLTRLPFLTLYQGTEFRAINEIIRKIALFVPGGLIFGMAVSKSGGSVRAGGLLMLMLASIIETGQLFLPGKVADTTDILLFSLGGWLGLHLAKTFRSVDWKTLKSTTPKTVQTEPRAGLSVESTTPFPVSIEYSQLIAFAVLFIGLAVLIKLPGVPYNIKELVAPGIAGLFSIAGISMALLWLINGHFPVIRKFDPTSRALCFLPLWLIGHALVNWVLLRLSVPLESIHDIVGSPVLDWAWDLELIGRYVALHCAISLPLLGAIILTASLSRGGQKGILAIWCLWSLLLAWPLHAVIVSHAATDNLTELMRGGGDFPYAMLLFSGAFLASLSATLLASLLARPSHIPAKLFLIVAAMISSVACLWFGSEPMILKYGKVFSAWQFLLSPDRNNYIVGSQLWLHFAVVFTAYFVLVALLHYPFWKNCASSVSQPRSGRSPEVRA; from the coding sequence ATGCCCCGCATTTTGGCTGCAAGTACCCTGATTTACCTGGTGTTTGTGATCTATGGCAGTTGGGTGCCACTGAATTTCTCTCCATTACCGCTTGCAGATGCATTTCAGCGCTTTGCCAGTTTGCCTTTTGCCGACCAAGCAATCGAATCGGCCACGGATTGGGCAACCAACAGCATTTTGCTCATTCCCTTCACGTTTCTATTGGGGGGCTGGTGCAGGCATCGCTTTCCAGGCTGTGGTGCGCTTCTTTCAGTGATTTTGGCGGTAGCAACCGGGGTTGTACTGGCATTTTTCCTCGAGTTTTCACAGATATATTTTCCACCGCGTACTGTTTCGCAAAAGGACGTATTGGCATTAAGCCTCGGTGGGCTGCTCGGAGCGATAGCGCAATTGCGCTGGGGGGCGCTGGTTGGGCAGTGGCTGGGTACGCTTTGGCAAGCGGAGCAGGGGAGAAGTGGTCTGTTAAAGGCCCTGCATCTTTACCTGCTGGTTGTTCTGCTATTCAGTATCTTGCCGCTCGATATAACAGTGAGCGCCGTCGAGATTTATCACAAATGGACGGAAGGGCGCCTCGTTCTTGTTCCATTCAGTGGCTTGAAAGGCGGCGTGGCGGAAATTGTTTACGAACTGGCTACTGATCTTCTGCTCTGGCTTCCCGTTGGTTTACTGCTTGCCATGGAACGGCGATCGTCGTCTTTAGGGGCGGCGATTGATGTCGGCCTACTGGCAATGGGGGTGGAGCTTGCCCAACTGTTTGTCTATTCGCGTGTCACTGACGTTACCGATCCTCTGCTGGCTGCCTTAGGCGGAGGATTGGGCGGTTATCTGGCGAGTCGAGAACGAAAGCTCTTCTCCATCATCTCTAGCCGCTCTTCGAGTTTTTGGTATCGCGCTTGGGGCGCCTGGGCAGTAACCATGGTCGTGGTTTTCTGGTTTCCCTTTGATTTTGCTGTCAGCTCAGTGCTGATCGAAAATGCGCAGGATATGCTGACAAGACTGCCATTTCTGACGCTCTACCAAGGAACGGAATTCCGCGCCATCAACGAAATCATTCGCAAGATCGCCTTGTTCGTCCCCGGTGGTTTGATTTTTGGCATGGCAGTCAGCAAATCGGGTGGCTCAGTGCGCGCTGGGGGGCTGCTGATGTTGATGCTGGCGTCAATCATCGAAACAGGCCAGTTATTCCTACCCGGCAAAGTTGCCGATACCACGGACATTTTATTGTTCAGTCTCGGTGGCTGGCTCGGGTTGCACCTAGCCAAAACCTTTCGCTCAGTTGATTGGAAAACTTTGAAATCAACAACGCCAAAGACAGTTCAAACTGAACCCAGAGCAGGGCTTTCGGTTGAAAGCACGACCCCATTTCCTGTGTCTATAGAATATTCACAGCTCATTGCTTTTGCTGTTCTTTTCATCGGACTGGCAGTGCTGATCAAGCTGCCCGGCGTCCCGTACAACATCAAGGAACTGGTGGCCCCTGGTATCGCCGGGCTTTTCTCGATTGCAGGCATAAGCATGGCGCTCCTATGGCTAATCAATGGCCATTTCCCTGTAATCCGGAAATTTGATCCGACCTCGCGAGCGTTGTGCTTCCTGCCGCTATGGCTGATCGGACATGCCTTGGTTAACTGGGTCTTGTTGCGGCTTAGCGTGCCGCTGGAAAGTATTCACGATATCGTCGGTAGTCCTGTCCTCGACTGGGCCTGGGATCTCGAGTTGATAGGCCGCTATGTGGCCTTGCACTGCGCAATTTCCTTGCCTCTGCTGGGTGCGATCATCCTGACAGCGAGTCTGAGCAGGGGGGGGCAGAAGGGGATTCTGGCGATATGGTGTCTCTGGTCCCTTCTGCTTGCCTGGCCGCTACACGCAGTTATTGTCAGCCATGCAGCCACCGACAACCTTACCGAGTTGATGCGCGGTGGCGGCGATTTTCCTTATGCCATGTTGCTGTTTTCAGGGGCGTTTCTGGCTTCACTGTCAGCTACCTTGCTGGCCAGCCTGCTGGCTCGCCCAAGCCATATTCCTGCAAAGCTATTTTTGATTGTTGCGGCGATGATCAGCAGTGTCGCCTGCCTATGGTTTGGCTCGGAACCGATGATCCTGAAATATGGAAAGGTCTTCTCGGCATGGCAGTTTCTTCTTAGTCCGGACCGCAACAACTATATCGTCGGCTCACAGTTGTGGCTTCATTTTGCTGTTGTTTTCACCGCCTATTTCGTCCTGGTTGCACTGCTGCACTACCCGTTCTGGAAAAACTGCGCCTCCTCGGTGTCGCAACCGCGATCCGGCAGGAGTCCGGAAGTGAGGGCTTGA